The window ctgtggatggcagtcacATCAAACCTATCATGTGAtgggtagttacaccatacccatcctgtggatgccaGTCACATAATGGGTTCAAGTGTTTTGATAGGAATTATTTATTGCGTTTCGTTCACATTtgtgggattattattattattattataatcacagggaagcgcttAACCTTTAGGATTATACAGCCACATTTGTGGGAATTATGTACTGTGTATGATACCTTATACTGAGTGTTACAGACACCTTATACTGCGTGTGGTACAGACCTTATACCGTGTCATGCAGATCTACCGTGTGTCTTACAGATCCACCGTGTGTCATACAGGTCCACCGTGTGTCATATAGATCTTATGCCGTGTgtaaaccttggtaattgataccGACAAATTGTTTTAAAATTCCcgagagcaaacactaggacatatttattagaaaacgtttcggtccttgacCTTGATCACGTCCAACACACATTAAAATAACATATATATGCAGATAGTggattgaggaatacagagacagacaatataataacctacgtgatatgtcaagatatcttattaatgaaaataagataccagatatactaagcaaatttcctaaatttgcttgtaacagataagtgaactattgatatgtagatataaatccatatgtattcctgttaaccctttggggcctagttcctaggccttttgtgtattcatatgctcttgtgctaccgtccacaggttggatatggggtgcacaataaactagccacttcggtggcaaaatctaagatAGTGGCGTGTGACACAGCGACCTGAAAAGTGACATATTGAGATGACAGGTAACAGTCTCTACCTCTTCCAAGCTTCAGTACAGCGAATATCGATGGTTTCACACACATGATTATTAATTAATAAAGCCCTCACGTTGGTATATCTGTCAGTCTGAGGTACATGTGATACTCTGAGTGCTCCTAAGACACTTGTTCTTGTGTTTCTGCTTGTTTAAGCTGCTGTCTGCTTGTTTAAGCTGAAAGTAGAGTTCATATTCAATTTACAGGAAGACGTGACTGATTTTTATTAGCTACTACGTACCTCCGAAATATAATGTAAGTCATTTGAACTCACCAGACGGTGCTTTATATAAACATATTAACAGTTGAACTGAGACACTGGGAGATATTGCCATGTACACAGTGTCAGTGTATGCATGGGTTGTGTTTATTCTGGTTCAGTGGGTCCTGCTAGCACACTCAGCAGCACCTACAAAGGAGATATGGGAAAGCTTCCGCACACATCTGCCAGAACCTGAGGTCGATGTTCACCACCTACACCACGAGCAACCTGGTGTTGTTGTCACCTACAACACTCGACTACCACAGCGATCTCCCTTGGCTGGAACCAACGCCGGCGGCTCTCAAGGCTTTTCCTCCCAAAGCTCTACACATGCCACCAGACCGTTCCTCACCTCACAAAAGCTACATGGTCCGCCACCTCCAGCTCTTCCATCAGATCTTGTAAAAATTAAACCATCTCATGAAGGTCAGTCTAATTTGCAAATGAAGTTTTTACCTACTGTGATCTACTTatgtattttgatttttttacTAGGTAGAATTTGATACACAAAAGCAAAATTGTAAGCTGTATTCAACGTTTCTACTGTTGGCGAAACgttgcttcagtaatgttttCAGTTACTGCTTGAGTGCCTTTATCATCTACAAATAGCAGGGATTTGTCTTATCACTTACTATTATAAGGTAGAGGGTATTCTACCTCAGCTGGTATTCTACCTCAGCTGGTATTCTACCTCAGCTGGTATTCTACCTCAGCTGGTATTCTACCTCAGCTGGTATTCTACCTCAGCTGGTATTCTACCTCAGCTGGTATTCTACCTCAGCTGGTATTCTACCTCAGCTGGTATTCTACCTCAGCTGGTATTCTACCTCAGTTGGTATTCTACTTCAACTGGTATTCTACTTCAGCTGGTATTCTACCTCAGCTGGTATTCTGCCTGAGCTCATTTTCAAAATCCAGCCCTAGCTAAGGCAAATAACTCCTCGAGGATGACAACCCCAACAGTCCACTagctcccaggtacctatttattggTGTCAGGAGACATGTCCCACAGCCCCATACGTTTCGCCCTGCCCAGGATGCCTACCCAACCGtcgacatgtacaacacctggaaaTCTCCATTTGAGACACGTTCCAGCAACTAAGGGTCAATATCAATCTAACAGAGACCCAAGAGAAAGGAGACATTGATCTCTCGAGTTAGGAGTGGACTGACGGCGGGGTTCACAGGTGCAATATATAATTAGTTAATTGTGGAAGGAGTGGTCAGGTATGAGGTGCGGTGAAGGGGTACCAGTCTACCCTGCAGCAAGTATTGTCAGCTACGATGGTTGGAAGTACTACGTAAACATGTTCTCTGTACCAAAAATTCCATGATGTTGCCtcagacatatataaatatattcaaAATCCATAAAACTCCTGGTGGGCAAAATTTCTCTTGAAAAGACCTAATTGTGGCTTATTCGTCATCTTGTTTGTATTATACACCTCTCGTTTACTCACACCGAGGAACCTGTTTACAGACAGGTAATATTTGGCAGCAGATGTAGAGAGATTTGTCCAAACTTCTCAACTCCCTTAAGATTTAACCCGATTGTTAGATAaaggatcacacacacacacacacacacacacacacacacacacacacacacacatatatatatatatatatatatatatatatatatatatatataattatatatatatataaatattatatatatatatataaatatatatatatatatatatatatatatatatatatatatatatatatatatatatatatatatatatataaatatatatatatatatatatatatatatatatatatatatatatatatatatatatatatatatatatatatatatatatatatatatatatatatatatatatatatatatatagctgttTAATACTCGCTGTGCTGTTCAAATcttatatttataatttttttttttttttttttttttttccatttcgaCTTTTGAATTTGAAACAAAGATTTGAGAGCTAAGAAGTAGCGAAGACTTCCACTTGTGTTAATCATTTAGTTGTTGTGACTAAATATCTCATTTTTATTAATTTCTGAACTTAGCTGTAATTCTTGTAATCTTAGTAATCCTGTATCAGCTCTGAGGTACATAAAAACACGTGTATATGTAGTTATAATTGTAATAGGTTTAATATAGAAATAAATTTGGAAGATTATTATTAAGAtactgggattattattattattataatcaacatCAAAGATACTGTGAAAACACGTTGAAGAGAGATGAATGTAGTGAAAGTTGCGTGGGAGAAGAGTGCTAACAGTGACTCAGCTgatagtgggagagagagagagaaagagagaaaagagagaaataaagagggAGGAATGTAAATGTCATCTTACAAACGTAAATCTCTCATTTTTCTGGCTGGTAACTGATGCACTTGTCTGGCAGGTCCTGGAGGCTGCCTCACCAGTGAAGGGTTTTACTACGCTGGTCAGATATGGTACACTAAAGGCTGTCGACGGCGGACTTGTATTCACTTCCGTGGCACCTTCATCACGGAAACAGATTCGTAAGTAGAACCCCAGCTTCTGTGTTCACCAGTCATCGTGTTGAGGTTAAATGAGTCTCTGAACTTCACTAAATTTACTACTGTACTTATATTATTAGTAAGTTTTGTTTCTTTGAGTTAGATTGATTAATTCCATCATCACTAACTTTACAacttataacatattataagtaGCTCAGTAGTCTCAATCcttaattttcattaaaatttgttTCTTTGAGTTAGATTGACTAATTCCATCATCACTAACTTTACTacttataacatattataagtaGCTCAGTAGTCTCAATCCTTAATTTTCAGTAAGATTTGAGAAGCTACCTCTCATACTCAGCAAATATGCCTAAATACATGCAATATTCCGGGTGCAAATCCTTCCAAGATTTCTTTGGATTCTTTATAAAAAAATGCCATCATGACAAATTCATTCTAAGAAATGAATTACTAGATTggtattttgattactgtgaacATGAAGGTGTTGCCGCAGCCTCTCCAGTTAATATTGGTCGCACCCTCAGTAGGATGGGCATCAGGGCTGACAGAAGGGTAGGAGGACATAATGGTTTGGATCAACAGTATGCTTATTCTGGACTGGCATGGAGGGACTGTCCACCAGATTACTGTCCAGAAGTTATCATAGAGGAAGGTGAAGAAAATATTGATCCTCTCCTCCTAACATACTGTTACGTCCCCTTGATGAGACTTCGTGAAGGGTCACTTGATGTTGCCATGGAGTGAACCAAAGTATGGACACAATGAAATGTTTTTAATATGTGAGGctttttaatattattttgaacaaggaaaacattttatttttttattaagaagttattatttttattttagatAAGGagaagtttttattattattattattattattattattattattattattattattattatggatgaGACACAAGATCTTCCACATCGTCTTCAAGTTCTCAAGATGGACACTGAGTTaggattgttgttattattatttacacaatTTCCAGAATATTTATGTTACCAGGATGAACCAGAAGAACCCATGATAAATTATGAACCTCAATTTTTTCAACTCATACATTACTAGCTATAGAAAATACAGTTAAGAAAGATATATAAACTTTTAATGaatttgaaaatatataaaaaagttAGCCTAAGAGAATAAGAATAAGAGATTCCACCAGAGTATAGAgttagggagagaagaaagtccatttggttaggcctcgtttagactatgctgctcagttctggtcaccgtattacagaatggatataaatgctctggaaaacggtacatcatcagatgcagcattctccacctgacctcagcattgtgaacttgactataaatactcgcgtcccttccaccccaggcagatctgtttgtgacttgaaaaagcccactgtgtgggcgaaacgtagtcaataaaggatcacattatacttcatatgtgtttatatttccaaaacgtacagaggaggatgacaaagatgatcccatgtatcagaaatcttccctatgaggatagactgaggtcctgaatctgcactctctcgaaaggcgtagaattaggagggatatgatcgaggtgtataaatggaaaacaggaataaattcagattcagaaaggatataggaaagcactggtttggtaatagagttgtggatgagtggaacaaactcccgagtacagttattcaggctaaaacgttgtgtagttttaaaaataggttagataaatacatgagtgggtgtgggtcggtgtgagttggacctgactagcttgtgctgctgggtctggcgcaGTGCTCCATCcatgagtggagatgaccagacggggtgggtcattggtctaatccgaggggggacatggacctgctccgcatgggtcagtaggcctgtttcattgttccttctttcttatgttcttatgaaagagAATCTGATATTAACGAGGTAGTCTGATAACTTTCTGTGAtcccagtaagtttattcaggtatacacaactaCATAGATTatcttacatagcagcatatgcctaggcatgatagcatatgcctaggcatgatagaggCTCTCTtggcactgcaactcattattgcaaatacataatctcaatgtactacttgcaaataaataaataaatttaaatttaaatgtGTAGGAACCTAGGCTAAccc is drawn from Cherax quadricarinatus isolate ZL_2023a unplaced genomic scaffold, ASM3850222v1 Contig2724, whole genome shotgun sequence and contains these coding sequences:
- the LOC138851905 gene encoding uncharacterized protein, producing MYTVSVYAWVVFILVQWVLLAHSAAPTKEIWESFRTHLPEPEVDVHHLHHEQPGVVVTYNTRLPQRSPLAGTNAGGSQGFSSQSSTHATRPFLTSQKLHGPPPPALPSDLVKIKPSHEGPGGCLTSEGFYYAGQIWYTKGCRRRTCIHFRGTFITETDSCDSEIFNTTYKCIVLVDIHAQYPDCCPKYRCNPDNLGNSVK